A single Cyclopterus lumpus isolate fCycLum1 chromosome 15, fCycLum1.pri, whole genome shotgun sequence DNA region contains:
- the zgc:110045 gene encoding poly(rC)-binding protein 3 isoform X3: METMSDKEEMASEGSLNVTLTLRLLMHGKEVGSIIGKKGETVKKMREESGARINISEGSCPERIVTITGPTEGIFKAFSMIAQKFEEDITAAMTNSTVTSKPPVTLRLVFPGSQCGSLIGKGGSKIKEIRETTGAQVQVAGDMLPDSTERAVTISGTPQAITQCVRHICAVMLESPPKGATIPYRPKSIPAGAHAVLAPQHHAQAYAIPGQYAFAHQDLTKLHQLAMQHIPLPSLGQSNPTFPGLDISAPTSSQELAIPNDFIGCIIGRQGSKINEIRQVSGAHIKIASATDGSAMRQVTITGSPASISVAQYLINARLSSVLTGMGVL, encoded by the exons ATGGAAACAATGTCTGACAAGGAAGAAATGGCGTCGGAAGGAAGTCTGAATGTGACGCTGACGCTGAGGCTGCTGATGCATGGAAAG GAAGTCGGCAGCATAATTGGgaag AAAGGAGAAACAGTCAAGAaaatgagggaggag AGTGGTGCTCGTATCAACATATCGGAGGGGTCGTGTCCCGAGAGGATCGTCACCATCACAGGACCGACGGAGGGCATCTTCAAAGCTTTCTCCATGATCGCTCAGAAGTTCGAGGAG gatATTACCGCAGCGATGACAAACAGCACCGTGACAAGCAAGCCCCCTGTGACACTTCGCCTGGTGTTCCCAGGGAGCCAGTGTGGCTCGCTGATTGGCAAAGGAGGCTCGAAGATTAAAGAGATCAGAGAG ACCACGGGCGCTCAGGTTCAGGTGGCAGGAGACATGCTGCCGGACTCCACAGAGAGGGCTGTCACAATTTCCGGCACTCCACAGGCCATCACTCAGTGTGTACGACACATCTGTGCCGTCATGCTGGAG tctccACCAAAAGGAGCGACTATCCCCTACCGACCCAAGAGCATTCCTGCCGGAGCCCATGCAGTGTTGGCACCACAACACCATGCACAA GCCTACGCCATTCCAGGGCAGTATGCTTTCGCTCACCAAGAT TTGACCAAGCTTCACCAGTTGGCTATGCAGCATatccccctcccttcccttgGGCAGAGCAACCCTACCTTCCCTG GATTGGATATATCTGCCCCCACAAGTTCACAAGAGCTGGCAATACCTAATGAT TTTATTGGCTGCATAATTGGAAGACAAGGCAGCAAGATCAATGAGATCCGGCAGGTCTCTGGAGCTCACATTAAAATTGCCAGTGCCACTGATGGCTCAGCCATGCGCCAGGTCACGATCACGGGCTCGCCGGCCAGCATCAGCGTCGCCCAGTACCTCATCAACGCCAG GCTCTCATCAGTGCTAACAGGCATGGGTGTTCTGTAG
- the zgc:110045 gene encoding poly(rC)-binding protein 3 isoform X1 gives METMSDKEEMASEGSLNVTLTLRLLMHGKEVGSIIGKKGETVKKMREESGARINISEGSCPERIVTITGPTEGIFKAFSMIAQKFEEDITAAMTNSTVTSKPPVTLRLVFPGSQCGSLIGKGGSKIKEIRETTGAQVQVAGDMLPDSTERAVTISGTPQAITQCVRHICAVMLESPPKGATIPYRPKSIPAGAHAVLAPQHHAQAYAIPGQYAFAHQDLTKLHQLAMQHIPLPSLGQSNPTFPGLDISAPTSSQELAIPNDFIGCIIGRQGSKINEIRQVSGAHIKIASATDGSAMRQVTITGSPASISVAQYLINASLEMAKYTMQAASSATPVDLNMSFSHCAPTASNAAASMAILAASTQTPNINVHSPSALQTLQSPHYVPVSSLLGMKTLPLLTVHPAGASGLTHGLCPYSAKMSTSGIKKSERQKFAPY, from the exons ATGGAAACAATGTCTGACAAGGAAGAAATGGCGTCGGAAGGAAGTCTGAATGTGACGCTGACGCTGAGGCTGCTGATGCATGGAAAG GAAGTCGGCAGCATAATTGGgaag AAAGGAGAAACAGTCAAGAaaatgagggaggag AGTGGTGCTCGTATCAACATATCGGAGGGGTCGTGTCCCGAGAGGATCGTCACCATCACAGGACCGACGGAGGGCATCTTCAAAGCTTTCTCCATGATCGCTCAGAAGTTCGAGGAG gatATTACCGCAGCGATGACAAACAGCACCGTGACAAGCAAGCCCCCTGTGACACTTCGCCTGGTGTTCCCAGGGAGCCAGTGTGGCTCGCTGATTGGCAAAGGAGGCTCGAAGATTAAAGAGATCAGAGAG ACCACGGGCGCTCAGGTTCAGGTGGCAGGAGACATGCTGCCGGACTCCACAGAGAGGGCTGTCACAATTTCCGGCACTCCACAGGCCATCACTCAGTGTGTACGACACATCTGTGCCGTCATGCTGGAG tctccACCAAAAGGAGCGACTATCCCCTACCGACCCAAGAGCATTCCTGCCGGAGCCCATGCAGTGTTGGCACCACAACACCATGCACAA GCCTACGCCATTCCAGGGCAGTATGCTTTCGCTCACCAAGAT TTGACCAAGCTTCACCAGTTGGCTATGCAGCATatccccctcccttcccttgGGCAGAGCAACCCTACCTTCCCTG GATTGGATATATCTGCCCCCACAAGTTCACAAGAGCTGGCAATACCTAATGAT TTTATTGGCTGCATAATTGGAAGACAAGGCAGCAAGATCAATGAGATCCGGCAGGTCTCTGGAGCTCACATTAAAATTGCCAGTGCCACTGATGGCTCAGCCATGCGCCAGGTCACGATCACGGGCTCGCCGGCCAGCATCAGCGTCGCCCAGTACCTCATCAACGCCAG CTTAGAGATGGCTAAATACACCATGCAGGCCGCTTCCTCTGCGACCCCAGTTGACCTCAACATGAGCTTCTCTCACTGCGCTCCCACTGCCTCCAACGCTGCTGCCTCTATGGCCATCCTGGCGGCCTCCACCCAAACCCCCAACATTAACGTCCACTCTCCCTCCGCCTTACAAACCTTACAAAGCCCACATTACGTCCCCGTTTCCAGCCTGCTTGGCATGAAAACCCTCCCCCTCCTGACTGTCCACCCAGCAGGCGCTTCCGGCCTAACTCATGGTTTATGCCCTTACAGCGCAAAAATGTCGACCTCCGGCATCAAAAAGTCTGAGCGGCAGAAGTTCGCTCCCTATTGA
- the zgc:110045 gene encoding poly(rC)-binding protein 3 isoform X2: METMSDKEEMASEGSLNVTLTLRLLMHGKEVGSIIGKKGETVKKMREESGARINISEGSCPERIVTITGPTEGIFKAFSMIAQKFEEDITAAMTNSTVTSKPPVTLRLVFPGSQCGSLIGKGGSKIKEIRETTGAQVQVAGDMLPDSTERAVTISGTPQAITQCVRHICAVMLESPPKGATIPYRPKSIPAGAHAVLAPQHHAQLTKLHQLAMQHIPLPSLGQSNPTFPGLDISAPTSSQELAIPNDFIGCIIGRQGSKINEIRQVSGAHIKIASATDGSAMRQVTITGSPASISVAQYLINASLEMAKYTMQAASSATPVDLNMSFSHCAPTASNAAASMAILAASTQTPNINVHSPSALQTLQSPHYVPVSSLLGMKTLPLLTVHPAGASGLTHGLCPYSAKMSTSGIKKSERQKFAPY, encoded by the exons ATGGAAACAATGTCTGACAAGGAAGAAATGGCGTCGGAAGGAAGTCTGAATGTGACGCTGACGCTGAGGCTGCTGATGCATGGAAAG GAAGTCGGCAGCATAATTGGgaag AAAGGAGAAACAGTCAAGAaaatgagggaggag AGTGGTGCTCGTATCAACATATCGGAGGGGTCGTGTCCCGAGAGGATCGTCACCATCACAGGACCGACGGAGGGCATCTTCAAAGCTTTCTCCATGATCGCTCAGAAGTTCGAGGAG gatATTACCGCAGCGATGACAAACAGCACCGTGACAAGCAAGCCCCCTGTGACACTTCGCCTGGTGTTCCCAGGGAGCCAGTGTGGCTCGCTGATTGGCAAAGGAGGCTCGAAGATTAAAGAGATCAGAGAG ACCACGGGCGCTCAGGTTCAGGTGGCAGGAGACATGCTGCCGGACTCCACAGAGAGGGCTGTCACAATTTCCGGCACTCCACAGGCCATCACTCAGTGTGTACGACACATCTGTGCCGTCATGCTGGAG tctccACCAAAAGGAGCGACTATCCCCTACCGACCCAAGAGCATTCCTGCCGGAGCCCATGCAGTGTTGGCACCACAACACCATGCACAA TTGACCAAGCTTCACCAGTTGGCTATGCAGCATatccccctcccttcccttgGGCAGAGCAACCCTACCTTCCCTG GATTGGATATATCTGCCCCCACAAGTTCACAAGAGCTGGCAATACCTAATGAT TTTATTGGCTGCATAATTGGAAGACAAGGCAGCAAGATCAATGAGATCCGGCAGGTCTCTGGAGCTCACATTAAAATTGCCAGTGCCACTGATGGCTCAGCCATGCGCCAGGTCACGATCACGGGCTCGCCGGCCAGCATCAGCGTCGCCCAGTACCTCATCAACGCCAG CTTAGAGATGGCTAAATACACCATGCAGGCCGCTTCCTCTGCGACCCCAGTTGACCTCAACATGAGCTTCTCTCACTGCGCTCCCACTGCCTCCAACGCTGCTGCCTCTATGGCCATCCTGGCGGCCTCCACCCAAACCCCCAACATTAACGTCCACTCTCCCTCCGCCTTACAAACCTTACAAAGCCCACATTACGTCCCCGTTTCCAGCCTGCTTGGCATGAAAACCCTCCCCCTCCTGACTGTCCACCCAGCAGGCGCTTCCGGCCTAACTCATGGTTTATGCCCTTACAGCGCAAAAATGTCGACCTCCGGCATCAAAAAGTCTGAGCGGCAGAAGTTCGCTCCCTATTGA